Proteins found in one Mangifera indica cultivar Alphonso chromosome 15, CATAS_Mindica_2.1, whole genome shotgun sequence genomic segment:
- the LOC123198056 gene encoding probable calcium-binding protein CML46, which translates to MEKSNSSANKNNQNSFIFFAFFPFIVSFFERFLVLVQRVHNSFSGFWSFFFLFQLQYSSDTETCSDLKNPDLADSPVSCFQEKQNHDDGSLSREEVETVMKNLTLFCGPGGPELPGKIGSREISELFEEKEPSLEEVKEAFDVYDQNKDGFIDARDLQRVLQVLGIEEGFELENCRKMIGKFDDNGDGLIDFTEFVKFMENSFVEL; encoded by the coding sequence ATGGAGAAATCAAATTCATCAGCTAACAAAAACAACCAGaattcttttatcttctttgccttttttccctttattgtttcattttttgaaagatttttggTTTTGGTCCAACGGGTCCATAATTCTTTCTCAGGATTCTggtctttcttctttttgttccaGCTTCAATATTCTTCCGATACTGAAACTTGCAGTGATCTCAAGAACCCAGATCTTGCTGATTCCCCCGTGTCTTGCTTCCAGGAGAAGCAAAATCATGATGATGGAAGCCTTTCGAGAGAAGAAGTCGAGACGGTGATGAAAAATCTGACACTTTTTTGCGGCCCTGGAGGCCCGGAGCTCCCCGGAAAAATTGGTTCCAGGGAGATTTCGGAGCTGTTTGAGGAGAAGGAGCCGAGCCTGGAGGAAGTGAAGGAGGCTTTTGATGTTTATGATCAAAACAAAGATGGGTTCATTGATGCCAGGGACTTGCAGAGAGTTCTTCAAGTGTTGGGAATTGAAGAAGGATTTGAGCTGGAAAATTGCCGGAAAATGATCGGAAAATTTGATGATAACGGAGATGGATTGATTGATTTTACAGAATTTGTAAAGTTTATGGAGAATAGCTTCGTTgaattgtaa